The following coding sequences lie in one Nostoc sp. 'Peltigera membranacea cyanobiont' N6 genomic window:
- a CDS encoding DEAD/DEAH box helicase family protein, with protein MQLRLRNPVDTGRYRWVNSSNDGTILKLAIPAKGFEPALENPLAIFKPENPDSIWIVEGTGAKPFLTSQRLNAVVIGAAGGQFLASQNQFEAAIKRAIADYGALPIRIALDAGDIDNSAVRNRWVEVSRFLQQIQYGFEFAWWNQVNKTDCDIDELEDLSKIEFISFEEFLNLKGTKPIFKSPQAFNEKAYQEWELASKFTPNIKLNQKHFEFPNSIPKSGAIIAGKAFMGSGKTHSQLLTIKADNETDGIYSYIVSPRRKLNKQTIKRAKNINLTIYNLKEDSGIELLPGRETNIILCPESFSKLDGYFDGMNIWLDEVESKMPQILSGGTIKGKDQALTFEVLKKAVKTCNNLYLLDANLSDKTVKFFAELAKDKKVVKIDNLYKPERPKPVIIIDCINTNEEVSVHDKSALVNLLLQEQKPFIGTDSQTFAQTLSYLLREEGKAGFVLDSISNEQSWLDLFEIQPELKKYQELLNAKNISLLSYWADLLLEDPNSFFTLFNPDYFIYTTTAESGVSIDLEGFFSCKVLVFFGVIATNNQLQMSGRLRDDSIPTYVYCPERSVIPRSSDFNQQRVEFLTKAVSEAYKALEDDLDATASTVFNFALSRCQNVDEFWTFGTRLKALENFEKSNLRACLSYKLEQMGYKIEIHQAESIKSLKDDLKVKKEMVLSTEAVEIFEAKEFETLEDAEKAKNKSDSIRVKRAVKKTKILFSNPGIEETEIWNCNYIYECYVKDRNWRYNLDKFYLLFNPEISAKKSNADRYFKLTSQFVNKNQIIKDLELNLKGLRTLEIDELIKLLEKGLELHKDSVEVTKIVDLARAKKLFGFRPMPETVDKKENIGFIRVCLSKVGVKLKSTGRAIGEDGVRRQFYSLDFDDFNSQYRQITLQCIGKYFDTWLAEKYDQSAIDWEYSKAHKGERLPNTKDEEQILSNWKPSEPEIIVQPIMSSVETQLITETVIESLPVIEPQQTVVNQAKEIMLATFSPMIRAIAKQIKETGSATAKALQQLTEIELLAVQEAVLEMSAT; from the coding sequence TTGCAATTACGTTTGAGGAATCCTGTAGACACTGGTAGATATCGCTGGGTCAATAGTTCAAATGATGGCACAATTCTAAAGCTTGCCATACCTGCTAAAGGCTTCGAGCCAGCTTTAGAGAATCCATTAGCCATATTCAAGCCTGAGAATCCTGATTCTATCTGGATTGTAGAAGGTACAGGTGCTAAACCCTTTCTGACAAGCCAGAGATTAAACGCTGTTGTCATAGGTGCGGCGGGTGGTCAATTCCTAGCCAGTCAGAATCAATTTGAAGCCGCGATTAAACGAGCGATCGCTGACTATGGAGCATTACCAATCAGAATTGCTTTAGATGCTGGAGATATTGATAATTCAGCCGTTCGTAACAGATGGGTAGAAGTTTCAAGATTTTTACAGCAGATTCAATATGGTTTTGAGTTTGCATGGTGGAACCAAGTAAACAAGACCGATTGTGATATCGATGAGCTAGAAGATTTAAGCAAGATTGAGTTTATCAGCTTTGAAGAATTTTTAAATCTGAAAGGCACTAAACCAATCTTCAAAAGTCCACAGGCTTTTAACGAAAAAGCTTACCAAGAATGGGAGCTAGCATCTAAATTTACACCTAATATTAAACTGAATCAAAAGCACTTTGAATTTCCTAACAGCATACCGAAATCAGGTGCAATCATAGCTGGTAAAGCCTTTATGGGGTCTGGTAAGACTCACAGCCAGCTACTTACTATCAAAGCAGACAATGAAACTGACGGTATTTACAGTTACATTGTGTCACCACGCCGGAAACTGAACAAACAAACAATCAAACGCGCTAAAAATATAAACCTGACTATCTATAATCTCAAAGAAGATAGCGGTATTGAGTTACTGCCAGGACGCGAAACTAATATTATTTTATGCCCTGAAAGCTTCTCAAAACTTGACGGTTATTTTGATGGTATGAATATCTGGCTTGATGAAGTAGAGTCAAAGATGCCTCAAATATTATCAGGTGGAACAATTAAAGGCAAAGACCAAGCTTTGACATTTGAGGTACTTAAGAAAGCTGTAAAAACTTGCAATAATTTGTATTTGTTAGATGCTAATCTGTCTGACAAAACGGTTAAATTCTTTGCTGAATTAGCCAAGGACAAAAAAGTAGTAAAGATTGACAACCTGTACAAGCCTGAAAGACCCAAGCCAGTGATAATAATTGATTGTATCAACACTAATGAAGAGGTTAGTGTACATGATAAGTCAGCACTGGTAAACTTGCTTTTGCAAGAGCAGAAGCCTTTTATAGGCACTGACTCTCAAACATTCGCTCAAACACTTTCTTACTTACTTAGAGAAGAGGGTAAAGCAGGTTTTGTACTGGATTCTATAAGCAATGAGCAAAGCTGGTTAGACCTTTTTGAAATACAACCAGAACTTAAAAAATATCAAGAATTACTCAATGCAAAAAACATTTCACTACTAAGCTACTGGGCTGATTTACTGTTAGAAGATCCAAATAGCTTTTTTACACTCTTTAATCCTGATTATTTCATATACACTACTACTGCTGAAAGTGGTGTAAGTATTGACCTTGAAGGATTTTTTAGCTGTAAAGTTTTAGTCTTCTTCGGTGTAATTGCCACTAACAACCAATTACAAATGTCAGGGCGTTTAAGGGATGACAGCATACCAACTTACGTTTACTGTCCTGAACGGTCTGTAATTCCACGCTCAAGCGACTTTAATCAACAAAGGGTAGAATTCCTCACAAAAGCCGTTTCGGAAGCCTACAAAGCGCTAGAAGACGACTTAGACGCTACTGCTAGCACTGTCTTTAATTTTGCTTTATCACGTTGTCAAAATGTTGATGAATTTTGGACTTTTGGAACACGTTTAAAGGCACTTGAAAACTTTGAAAAATCGAATTTACGTGCTTGCTTATCTTACAAACTAGAGCAGATGGGTTACAAGATTGAAATCCACCAAGCTGAAAGTATTAAGAGTCTCAAAGATGATCTAAAAGTTAAAAAGGAGATGGTTCTTAGTACTGAAGCTGTAGAGATTTTTGAAGCTAAAGAGTTTGAAACGTTAGAAGACGCTGAAAAAGCTAAGAATAAAAGTGATTCTATTAGAGTTAAAAGGGCAGTCAAAAAAACGAAGATACTTTTTAGCAATCCAGGCATTGAAGAAACTGAAATCTGGAATTGTAATTATATCTATGAGTGTTACGTAAAAGATAGAAATTGGAGGTACAACTTAGACAAATTTTATCTACTTTTTAACCCTGAAATTTCGGCTAAAAAATCTAACGCTGATAGATATTTCAAATTGACAAGTCAATTCGTAAATAAAAACCAGATTATCAAAGATTTAGAGCTAAATTTAAAAGGATTAAGAACTCTGGAAATAGATGAACTAATTAAGTTATTAGAGAAAGGCTTGGAGCTTCACAAAGATAGTGTAGAAGTTACAAAAATTGTGGATCTTGCCAGGGCTAAAAAGCTTTTTGGATTTAGACCAATGCCTGAGACGGTAGACAAAAAAGAGAATATAGGCTTTATCCGAGTTTGCTTATCCAAAGTAGGTGTAAAGCTTAAATCAACTGGTAGGGCTATCGGTGAAGATGGGGTAAGACGACAGTTTTATAGCCTAGATTTTGACGATTTTAACAGTCAATATCGCCAAATAACCTTACAATGTATCGGAAAATATTTTGATACTTGGCTAGCTGAGAAATACGACCAAAGCGCGATTGATTGGGAGTATTCTAAAGCCCATAAAGGTGAAAGATTACCAAACACTAAAGATGAAGAACAAATTTTAAGTAATTGGAAACCTTCTGAACCTGAAATAATTGTGCAACCAATTATGTCAAGTGTGGAGACTCAGTTAATAACTGAAACTGTAATAGAAAGCTTACCAGTCATAGAACCTCAGCAAACCGTTGTAAACCAAGCTAAAGAAATAATGCTTGCTACTTTCTCACCGATGATTAGGGCGATTGCCAAGCAAATAAAGGAAACAGGATCAGCGACGGCTAAGGCATTACAACAGCTAACAGAAATTGAGTTACTAGCAGTACAGGAGGCGGTTCTAGAGATGTCAGCAACCTAG
- a CDS encoding ImmA/IrrE family metallo-endopeptidase: protein MTETLTMSSLFDKLSQLGLNQDYVRNNGLPSWWNDELNNKSYGVLEGAGYIADNLNLDLKSLLVAEEEIKFNSLPPTKFKQHNSKNKDHPYVAQALVSRVVELIEYGTEVNFKPLPVNVNEIRTEILKNRTTINLISLLEYCWSKGIAVGYFHHYPKNTKKFAGLIQWQFSSPVIILSSKHKYSAAFAFDLAHELGHLVLGHLKEGILIDEKIELDYDEEENQANKFATQLLLNGCDNCLGDKPFHNHTHLIKHARIKAEENPTVEIDSIILNNAWHNNNWGFANNALSKLDASVNGQKIINEYLADRLNWDKFNDESYEYLEKVLGV from the coding sequence ATGACAGAAACGCTTACTATGTCTTCCCTCTTCGATAAACTCTCCCAACTAGGTTTAAACCAAGATTATGTAAGAAATAATGGTTTACCAAGTTGGTGGAATGATGAACTCAACAATAAATCATACGGTGTGCTAGAAGGGGCTGGTTATATCGCTGATAACCTCAACCTTGACTTAAAATCTTTGCTAGTAGCAGAAGAAGAAATTAAGTTTAATTCTCTACCTCCTACCAAGTTTAAGCAGCATAATAGCAAAAATAAGGATCACCCTTATGTTGCTCAGGCTTTAGTCAGTCGAGTAGTTGAATTAATTGAATATGGTACGGAGGTTAATTTTAAACCTCTACCTGTCAATGTTAATGAAATTAGAACAGAGATTTTAAAAAATCGTACAACAATTAATTTGATTTCCTTACTTGAATATTGTTGGAGTAAGGGAATAGCTGTTGGTTATTTTCATCATTACCCTAAAAATACTAAAAAGTTTGCTGGATTAATTCAATGGCAGTTTTCTAGTCCTGTAATTATTCTTAGTTCAAAACATAAATACTCTGCTGCGTTCGCTTTTGACTTGGCACATGAATTAGGTCATTTAGTATTAGGACACTTAAAAGAAGGTATTTTAATTGATGAAAAAATTGAATTGGATTACGATGAAGAAGAAAATCAAGCAAATAAATTTGCTACTCAGTTATTATTAAATGGTTGTGATAATTGTTTAGGAGATAAGCCGTTTCATAATCATACTCATTTAATTAAGCACGCTCGTATCAAAGCTGAAGAAAACCCTACGGTTGAGATTGATTCTATTATACTTAATAACGCTTGGCATAATAATAATTGGGGTTTTGCTAATAATGCTTTAAGTAAATTAGATGCCTCAGTTAATGGTCAAAAGATTATTAATGAATATTTAGCTGATAGATTAAATTGGGATAAGTTTAATGATGAAAGCTATGAGTATTTAGAGAAAGTACTAGGAGTTTAA